In Brassica napus cultivar Da-Ae chromosome A3, Da-Ae, whole genome shotgun sequence, the sequence TATTCTGGGATGACTCTCGTCCTCCTCTATGGTTCAACCCTTCCCTCTTCCTTTCCCCAGTCTTCGACTCCGAGTCCTTCATCTCAGACCTCCGTACTTTCGTCCCCTTCGACACTCTCCGATCCGAGCTCCGATCACACCTTTCCTCCCTCAACGGCGAACTCGTTGACCACATCAATCGCGACTACGCCGATTTCGTTAATTTGAGCGCTAAGCTCGTTGATATCGACGAAACTGCAGTCCGCATGCGCGCTCCCCTCCTTGAGCTCCGTGAGGAGATCAGTGCGTTTCGTGGATCTGTGGAGGATGCACATGTCGCACGTGCGAGTGGATTAAACCAACGTAACGATACTGGGGCTGCAAGGGAGGTTCTGGAATCGTCGCTCGACGCTTTTCGTGTGGTGTCTAAGGTAAAGCAGAGTTAAAGGCTTATGCTTTTAATTGTTACGAAAGTTATAATGACATTCATTGTGAATTATAGGTTGAAAAGCTTCTACAAGAGCAGCAAGATGGCGCAACCATGAGAGAATCACAGAGCATTCTCTTGGAAAGAATAGCTAGTGAATTGAATCGGCTCAAGTTCCATATGACTCATGCACAGGTCGTTTACTCTCTCTTTCACTGGCTTTGAGAAGACAATAGAATGTCTTACAAGTAATTCTCTCactaatattttatgttatgcATGTCATTACAGAATCTGCCTTTCATTGAGAACTTAGAGAAGAGGATTCAGAGCGCTAGTGTGCTATTTGATGCTAGCTTGCGTAATTGCTTCATTGACGGGCTAAACAACAGAGAATCAAACGTCATTTACAACTGTCTACGTGCATATGCTGCCACTGATAAAATTAAGAATGCAGAAGAGGTGTTTCGTACGACCATTGTGGCTCCATTTATACATAAAGTTATTGCATATGAAGCATATGATGGAACATTGGGAGATGGACTAGAAAACGATTACAGACAGATCAAGCTTTTCGTCGCCAGGGACTGTAAAATGCTGCTAGAGATATCTTCCACTGGTAACTCACTCAAAATCTCTGCgttattatgtttgttttacATCACTGGTAAAGAAGTTTTCGTGTTACATACTTTCAGAAGAATTATACGCAACAAGATGGTAGTAACCTATGCTTCATGGCTTTAGTATTTTAACGCAACTGCACTGTACTTTtgctttgtatcttgttattacaaCAGACAAATCGGGTTCGCATGTCTTCAACTTCTTGGCAAACTCAATCCTGAAAGAAGTTCTTTCGGAAATCCAGAAAGTCAAACCAGGCGTGTTTTCTCCTGGAAGGCCTACCGAGTTCTTGAAGAATTACAAGGCAAGCTTGGATTTCCTGGCATACCTTGAAGGTAGAGTAACTGATCTTCATCTTTCTCTGTGAACTGATTTTCATTGATATCTGGTGATGAAGTTGCTTGTATGCTTTTCAGCTGAGTTATAGTACCATCTACTTTTTTGTGAAGGTTACTGTCCGTCAAGGTCTGCTGTAACTAAGTTTCGAGCTGAAGCGATATGTATCGAATTCATGAAGCAATGGAATGTGAGAGTGTACTTTTCAATGAGGTACTCAGAGAAATATCATAGATGACTAGTGAATTACCATTAGAATTATTGGATTCTCAACTTCTCTAACTCAGAAGATACATAATTTCAGGTTTCAGGAAATAGCTGGAGGCTTGGATTCTGCTCTTACTTCTgcttctctggtttttcttcaGGACTCTGACTCAGATAAACGGAGTTCACCCACCTTAATGCTTAGACAGAGCGTAGCTCTTTTGGAGAGCTTGCGATCATGCTGGAAAGAAGATGTTCACATTTTCTCTGCCGCTGATAAATTTCTTCGCTTGGCCTTGCAGCTTCTTTCGAGGTTT encodes:
- the LOC106433820 gene encoding conserved oligomeric Golgi complex subunit 2; amino-acid sequence: MSDPVATLPSPRSAADVFWDDSRPPLWFNPSLFLSPVFDSESFISDLRTFVPFDTLRSELRSHLSSLNGELVDHINRDYADFVNLSAKLVDIDETAVRMRAPLLELREEISAFRGSVEDAHVARASGLNQRNDTGAAREVLESSLDAFRVVSKVEKLLQEQQDGATMRESQSILLERIASELNRLKFHMTHAQNLPFIENLEKRIQSASVLFDASLRNCFIDGLNNRESNVIYNCLRAYAATDKIKNAEEVFRTTIVAPFIHKVIAYEAYDGTLGDGLENDYRQIKLFVARDCKMLLEISSTDKSGSHVFNFLANSILKEVLSEIQKVKPGVFSPGRPTEFLKNYKASLDFLAYLEGYCPSRSAVTKFRAEAICIEFMKQWNVRVYFSMRFQEIAGGLDSALTSASLVFLQDSDSDKRSSPTLMLRQSVALLESLRSCWKEDVHIFSAADKFLRLALQLLSRYCNWVSSAVNARKSNASLTPGCEWAVSATAEDFVYVIHDVNCIVSEVRGDYLGLISHYLSSCPSEVLDVVRKSMLQGVESLENVLPLVKKTIIEVIVDKSVEELSQLKGIAATCMMSNKPLPIRHSPYVVGLLRPLKAFLEGDKARHYLTHETREELLLGTLTEMTRRYYELAAGRLSDARKTETYLQKSRQNAQKRAGAAASGVTDHNVSGTEKMCMQLFLDLQEYGRNISALGLNPADIEPYCSLWKCVAPPDRQNTISV